One window of Cataglyphis hispanica isolate Lineage 1 chromosome 12, ULB_Chis1_1.0, whole genome shotgun sequence genomic DNA carries:
- the LOC126853430 gene encoding mucin-5AC-like, whose protein sequence is MAGIGKRMLLRDINQHLICLLCRGYLIDATTVVECLHSFCRSCILKHLSTSAQCPSCKHVLNKAKPNIKADKTLQEIVYKLVPGLYHREMLKRREFYKKHPEHANLTTPEQRGEDVSGRLIFNPEDVVSLSLEYLPPEADPLDILSTNDTDTTNSNSVNSGGNINNSNHNGNTSNSRRYLQCPALVTIAHLKKFISMKYSVDVTRYTIEICHRRATLPENWTLMDVAYIYAWKRIAPMRFFYLVAHEQRLEAPLHQRPSTPGLGARGLPPNDVRNNSDINSNSVNQIPETSKSEVKSASDSDRTTSLTKNLIANKINTPVNCKSTVIDEKDEASKTTTVTISATSSILTPTSATTTILTTVATNMSSSMTTMTTMTTSTTSTTTTTTTTTTTTAMATTATTATTTTTATTATAMTATTMTTTTTMIRTSNDSNKQIKSPIKIMKNPDGKYEVLKNPSTPSTVTNIKSPTSPEFSVVNSNGVKITLKQCSPPQNNNAKKPKVISDVLLRCGQIEKDMPSGTLIQRIQQQQDKDKFTTTILPDKLEKQRRKVTFSVDRSPTSEKPSPINASGTVPKTALKKPAEQQDKKQFLQGFQLTAREPSVPNDNKLPTIRDIGAAMNAFKSLQKNNTKVEESSKKDTDEIKKKSNTENAGSNVNGNTIATNAVAKRNLLGMTANSHANKINDANGRAFNSGIGSNNTSNHAAKMDVYTFSNDPPIVPAGAVKRKCPPGVPIADLKRRKSPQIAQKQESNKRQNVSPYNSASKLSRTSSAEHVIPTSRTTNITGDYSGSSSRVSNAKVSTSPVLSNDTRDFLVDGYGLNIPASLSITLTSPKSSGVSGQLVESKDSNDNSRGKVALGKVNPSITLNDRSIDPRVLKALKTGQMRMPATPTKAKSAAVTVATTKQTPMTTDRSETATNPQRTTTFVGKRKKEHELSRDILDLSGGKKNMDLHPLRIPQPVTKLKQNKTNKGKDNMQPGSVSDQGQLVTLGNHLYYRAPPGSLTPAAHRVNDFPLPPSPSRTPVYAPCLGSINRSNSDFSSVFPTLSSFYALNQAQNLQQFHMDTTRLKLPPCPIAEGGATSASSGSGDNPANPNISGMPGKSHLAAQCAPIKPARSSVAPLAVPINKQQQSVDKSANVNVNRTNLSDSSSKPSTFRNNESHISVDETHRLNVQKRFSSNVESTNNKFLSRNEDVKNTSQVTNETTGDTKTEPRKETINPDNSIQQQQQQQPNREVASPNIVSSTASPSPPPGSDGAKNEGNTNHGDNNINSSNEGNNGMSSSPTKSIVSEATCNKSPDSPDSSSITVECSSGTNSGKTMDQEISMDGTKTSDANPTVDDSTVSDDKNKFVTKPEVSEIAKQLTSVQKTLLAVFPSNEWANNPIAAEHLGNFLKSLNATIKSEESADESKAEKIDRKTESNENR, encoded by the exons ATGGCTGGTATCGGCAAAAGGATGCTCTTACGTGATATTAATCAACATTTGATCTGTCTACTGTGCCGAGGCTACCTCATAGATGCCACAACCGTGGTGGAGTGTTTGCATTCCT TTTGCAGAAGTTGCATTTTAAAACATCTCAGCACTTCAGCGCAGTGCCCATCGTGCAAACATGTGCTCAACAAAGCGAAGCCAAATATCAA AGCCGATAAGACATTACAGGAGATCGTGTATAAGCTAGTGCCTGGGTTATACCATAGAGAAATGTTAAAGAGAAGggagttttataaaaagcatCCTGAGCACG CGAATCTAACAACGCCGGAACAACGAGGTGAAGATGTGAGCGGACGATTAATATTCAATCCTGAGGATGTGGTGAGCTTAAGCTTGGAATACCTGCCGCCAGAAGCAGATCCGCTGGATATATTGAGCACCAATGACACGGACACGACTAATTCGAATAGCGTCAACAGCGGTGGCAATATCAATAACAGTAATCACAACGGCAATACCAGCAACAGCAGGAGATATCTACAGTGTCCGGCTCTCGTAACTATCGCGCATCTCAAAAAGTTCATATCAATGAAATATAGTGTTGACGTAACCAGATACACCATCGAGATTTGTCATCGACGTGCGACTCTTCCCGAAAACTGGACCCTCATGGACGTTGCTTATATTTACGCATGGAAAAGA ATTGCACCGATGAGATTTTTCTATCTAGTGGCGCATGAACAGAGACTCGAAGCACCACTTCACCAAAGACCGTCGACTCCGGGATTGGGAGCCCGAGGTTTGCCACCAAATGACGTTCGGAATAACAGTGATATAAACAGTAATTCCGTTAATCAGATTCCGGAAACCTCTAAATCGGAAGTTAAATCGGCGAGCGATAGCGATAGGACAACGTctttaacgaaaaatttgattgcaaACAAGATAAATACGCCTGTGAATTGCAAATCAACAGTGATAGACGAGAAAGACGAAGCAAGCAAAACGACAACGGTAACGATATCAGCAACGTCGTCGATTTTAACACCGACGAgtgcgacgacgacgatattGACCACGGTAGCGACAAACATGTCTTCATCGATGACAACAATGACAACGATGACGACATcgacgacgtcgacgacgacgacgacgacgacgacgacgacgacgacggcgatggcgacgacggcgacgacagcgacgacgacgacgacagcgacgacggcgacggcaatgacggcgacgacgatgacaacAACAACGACGATGATTCGAACAAGCAATGATTCGAACAAGCAAATAAAGAGTCCGATTAAGATAATGAAGAATCCAGATGGAAAATATGAAGTGCTGAAGAATCCGTCCACTCCTTCTACCGTGACGAACATCAAGAGCCCAACGAGTCCTGAATTTAGTGTCGTGAATTCCAACGGCGTCAAGATAACACTGAAGCAATGTTCGCCGcctcaaaataataatgcgaaaAAACCAAAAGTCATTAGCGATGTTCTGTTACGTTGCGGCCAAATAGAGAAAGACATGCCATCGGGCACGTTGATTCAGCGAATACAGCAACaacaagataaagataaatttactaCGACGATTTTGCCTGATAAATTGGAAAAGCAACGGCGCAAAGTGACCTTCTCAGTAGATCGATCTCCGACTTCCGAGAAGCCTTCTCCCATTAACGCTAGCGGTACCGTGCCGAAAACAGCGCTAAAGAAACCGGCGGAGCAGCAGGACAAAAAGCAATTCCTGCAGGGCTTCCAGTTGACCGCTCGTGAACCATCGGTGCCAAACGATAACAAGTTACCTACCATTCGAGACATTGGTGCCGCGATGAACGCCTTTAAAtctcttcaaaaaaataacacaaaggTGGAAGAATCCTCGAAGAAAGATACTGACGAAATCAAGAAAAAGAGCAACACTGAGAACGCCGGCTCGAATGTGAATGGTAATACCATTGCGACAAACGCGGTCGCGAAACGGAATCTCCTCGGAATGACTGCTAATTCACATGCGAACAAGATCAACGATGCAAACGGACGTGCATTTAATTCGGGAATCGGTTCAAATAACACGAGCAATCATGCCGCTAAGATGGATGTGTACACCTTCTCTAACGATCCGCCGATCGTTCCAGCTGGAGCAGTAAAGAGAAAATGTCCGCCGGGTGTACCGATCGCCGATTTAAAGCGCCGAAAGTCACCGCAGATCGCGCAGAAACAGGAATCTAACAAGAGACAAAACGTTTCTCCATATAATTCTGCTTCTAAGTTATCGCGTACTTCTTCCGCGGAACATGTGATACCTACGAGCAGAACAACCAATATAACGGGAGATTACAGTGGCAGTTCGAGTCGCGTGTCCAATGCAAAAGTATCGACCAGTCCAGTGCTGTCAAACGACACCAGAGATTTTCTAGTGGATGGCTACGGATTGAATATTCCAGCGAGTTTGAGCATAACGCTGACGTCACCCAAGTCTTCGGGAGTTTCTGGGCAATTAGTTGAGTCCAAAGATTCCAACGATAACAGTCGCGGGAAGGTCGCGTTGGGCAAAGTGAATCCTAGTATCACATTgaacgatcgatcgatcgatccacGCGTGTTGAAGGCTCTGAAAACCGGACAGATGAGAATGCCAGCCACCCCAACGAAGGCCAAATCAGCGGCGGTAACAGTAGCGACGACGAAACAGACGCCGATGACGACGGATCGTAGCGAGACAGCAACGAACCCACAACGAACAACAACGTTTGTTGGAAAACGGAAGAAGGAACACGAATTATCCAGGGATATTCTGGATTTGAGCGGAGGTAAAAAGAATATGGATTTACATCCTCTAAGAATTCCTCAGCCGGTGACTAAGCTTAAGCAAAATAAGACCAATAAAGGTAAGGACAATATGCAACCGGGTAGCGTCTCCGATCAAGGCCAACTAGTGACACTGGGTAATCATCTGTATTATCGAGCACCTCCGGGTTCTCTAACACCCGCCGCTCACCGTGTCAACGATTTTCCGCTACCGCCATCGCCATCGCGTACTCCCGTTTACGCGCCGTGTCTCGGTTCCATCAATCGATCGAATTCGGACTTTTCATCCGTCTTTCCGACTCTATCAAGCTTTTATGCTCTGAATCAGGCGCAGAATCTTCAGCAGTTTCATATGGACACAACGCGGTTAAAACTACCACCCTGTCCTATTGCGGAAGGCGGCGCGACCTCTGCGTCATCTGGAAGCGGTGACAACCCAGCTAATCCTAATATCAGTGGCATGCCAGGAAAGAGTCATTTAGCCGCTCAGTGCGCGCCGATTAAACCTGCAAGATCTTCCGTAGCACCCTTGGCGGTTCCTATCAATAAACAACAACAGTCTGTCGACAAATCTGCGAATGTTAATGTCAATCGGACGAATCTGAGTGATTCCTCAAGCAAACCTTCGACTTTTCGTAATAACGAAAGTCACATCTCGGTGGACGAAACACATCGTCTGAACGTCCAAAAAAGATTTTCCTCGAATGTCGAAAGTACAAATAACAAGTTTTTGTCGCGGAACGAAGACGTAAAGAACACAAGCCAAGTCACGAATGAGACTACTGGAGATACGAAAACCGAGCCTAGAAAAGAAACGATCAATCCTGACAATTCGatacaacaacaacaacaacagcaaccGAATCGCGAAGTAGCGAGTCCTAATATCGTATCGTCGACGGCTTCGCCATCGCCACCTCCCGGCAGTGATGGTGCGAAAAATGAAGGTAATACTAATCACGGTGACAATAATATCAACAGTTCAAACGAAGGTAATAACGGGATGTCATCGAGTCCTACGAAGAGCATCGTTTCCGAAGCGACGTGCAACAAATCGCCGGACAGTCCGGACTCCAGTTCGATCACGGTGGAGTGCAGTTCGGGTACGAATTCAGGTAAAACGATGGATCAAGAAATATCGATGGATGGGACGAAAACCTCGGATGCGAATCCAACCGTTGATGATTCTACCGTTTCCGacgataaaaacaaattcgTCACCAAACCGGAAGTGAGTGAGATCGCGAAACAATTGACCTCCGTGCAGAAAACGTTACTGGCGGTTTTTCCCTCAAACGAATGGGCGAACAATCCCATCGCCGCCGAGCATCTGGGAAACTTCTTAAAAAGTCTGAATGCCACGATAAAGAGCGAAGAGAGCGCCGACGAATCCAAGGCGGAGAAAATAGATCGGAAAACCGAGAGTAATGAAAATCGGTAA
- the LOC126853467 gene encoding cyclin-L1 isoform X1 — MNAKENSTAPTKNASAPNAKPYGKIVLTLQNCLLPEEKLNSTPSYLDGLDAETETDLRILGCELIQTAGILLKLPQVAMATGQVIFQRFYYSKSLVRHNMETTAMGCICLASKIEEAPRRIRDVINVFNHIKQVSSQKAIQPVILDQNYVALKNQVIKSERRVLKELGFCVHVKHPHKIIVMYLQVLGYEKNRSLMQQSWNYMNDSLRSDVFLRYQPETVACACVYLAARQLQLPLPTSPTWFSLFKVNESSIRDVCRRILRLYSRPRVRPEQLEKRVEELRRQYEEARTKARGGDIDGHTPSPPLPKHHNAWGGFISRSGTHAVPERTKSPRRSKSPSTSPSRGEGTKHSKRKRLHSRSRSRSHSHGRSGKPKKTQRRRSGSHKSSRRSRSYRSRSRSRDRDLEKSSKHRSKHRRH, encoded by the exons ATGAACGCGAAGGAGAATTCCACGGCACCAACGAAGAATGCGAGCGCGCCGAACGCGAAGCCTTACGGCAAGATCGTTTTGACGTTGCAGAATTGCCTTCTGCCCGAAGAGAAGCTCAACTCGACTCCGTCGTACCTGGACGGTCTCGATGCGGAAACCGAGACGGATTTGCGAATACTGGGATGCGAACTCATACAAACGGCCGGTATCCTGTTGAAATTACCGCAG GTTGCAATGGCTACGGGGCAAGTAATATTCCAACGATTTTATTATAGCAAATCTTTAGTTAGGCACAATATGGAGACAACTGCAATGGGTTGTATATGCTTAGCTAGCAAAATTGAGGAAGCACCTAGGCGCATCAGAGATgtcattaatgtttttaaccACATAAAACAAGTTTCCAGCCAAAA AGCGATACAACCTGTAATTCTCGATCAGAATTATGTAGCTCTGAAGAATCAGGTAATCAAATCAGAGAGAAGAGTGTTGAAGGAACTGGGTTTTTGCGTTCATGTAAAGCACCCTCACAAGATTATAGTCATGTATTTACAAGTATTGGGGTATGAAAAGAATCGATCGCTGATGCAACAGAGCTGGAACTATATGAACGATTCCTTGCGGTCTGACGTTTTCTTGCGCTATCAGCCGGAGACAGTGGCATGCGCGTGCGTTTATCTCGCCGCTCGCCAACTACAATTGCCGCTGCCTACATCACCCACTTGGTTTTCGCTGTTCAAAGTCAATGAATCATCGATCAGGGACGTATGTCGGCGCATTCTCCGCCTTTATTCGCGACCGCGCGTGAGGCCCGAACAACTGGAAAAACGTGTCGAAGAGCTGCGACGTCAGTACGAAGAAGCTAGGACCAAGGCGCGCGGTGGAGATATCGATGGCCACACACCGAGTCCACCGCTGCCGAAACATCACAACGCCTGGGGTGGATTTATCAGTCGCAGTGGTACTCACGCCGTTCCCGAAAGAACGAAATCACCCAG ACGTTCGAAATCTCCAAGTACTTCTCCATCGCGAGGCGAAGGGACAAAGCATTCCAAGCGAAAAAGACTACATAGCAGAAGTAGATCCCGAAGTCATAGTCATGGTAGATCTGGCAAACCTAAAAAGACGCAGCGAAGACGATCAGGCAGCCATAAATCGTCACGAAGATCTCGAAGTTATAGATCGCGAAGTCGATCTCGAGATAGAGACTTGGAGAAATCGAGCAAACATCGCAGTAAACACAGACGGCACTGA
- the LOC126853467 gene encoding cyclin-L1 isoform X2 → MATGQVIFQRFYYSKSLVRHNMETTAMGCICLASKIEEAPRRIRDVINVFNHIKQVSSQKAIQPVILDQNYVALKNQVIKSERRVLKELGFCVHVKHPHKIIVMYLQVLGYEKNRSLMQQSWNYMNDSLRSDVFLRYQPETVACACVYLAARQLQLPLPTSPTWFSLFKVNESSIRDVCRRILRLYSRPRVRPEQLEKRVEELRRQYEEARTKARGGDIDGHTPSPPLPKHHNAWGGFISRSGTHAVPERTKSPRRSKSPSTSPSRGEGTKHSKRKRLHSRSRSRSHSHGRSGKPKKTQRRRSGSHKSSRRSRSYRSRSRSRDRDLEKSSKHRSKHRRH, encoded by the exons ATGGCTACGGGGCAAGTAATATTCCAACGATTTTATTATAGCAAATCTTTAGTTAGGCACAATATGGAGACAACTGCAATGGGTTGTATATGCTTAGCTAGCAAAATTGAGGAAGCACCTAGGCGCATCAGAGATgtcattaatgtttttaaccACATAAAACAAGTTTCCAGCCAAAA AGCGATACAACCTGTAATTCTCGATCAGAATTATGTAGCTCTGAAGAATCAGGTAATCAAATCAGAGAGAAGAGTGTTGAAGGAACTGGGTTTTTGCGTTCATGTAAAGCACCCTCACAAGATTATAGTCATGTATTTACAAGTATTGGGGTATGAAAAGAATCGATCGCTGATGCAACAGAGCTGGAACTATATGAACGATTCCTTGCGGTCTGACGTTTTCTTGCGCTATCAGCCGGAGACAGTGGCATGCGCGTGCGTTTATCTCGCCGCTCGCCAACTACAATTGCCGCTGCCTACATCACCCACTTGGTTTTCGCTGTTCAAAGTCAATGAATCATCGATCAGGGACGTATGTCGGCGCATTCTCCGCCTTTATTCGCGACCGCGCGTGAGGCCCGAACAACTGGAAAAACGTGTCGAAGAGCTGCGACGTCAGTACGAAGAAGCTAGGACCAAGGCGCGCGGTGGAGATATCGATGGCCACACACCGAGTCCACCGCTGCCGAAACATCACAACGCCTGGGGTGGATTTATCAGTCGCAGTGGTACTCACGCCGTTCCCGAAAGAACGAAATCACCCAG ACGTTCGAAATCTCCAAGTACTTCTCCATCGCGAGGCGAAGGGACAAAGCATTCCAAGCGAAAAAGACTACATAGCAGAAGTAGATCCCGAAGTCATAGTCATGGTAGATCTGGCAAACCTAAAAAGACGCAGCGAAGACGATCAGGCAGCCATAAATCGTCACGAAGATCTCGAAGTTATAGATCGCGAAGTCGATCTCGAGATAGAGACTTGGAGAAATCGAGCAAACATCGCAGTAAACACAGACGGCACTGA
- the LOC126853497 gene encoding leucine-rich repeat-containing protein 51-like: MNANYSSENHSSDYKRNEQQETLIAPPLDLSFRKATTMDELMEKRAQIIRTGKAPTRTLKDRYVTSTLWLSNNLLSSIEGLQRLAERVLDNPIYLSWLDLSFNEISEIGADIEKFINLKILYLHGNKISNIADTLRLRKLQNLRSLTLHGNPIEDIPCYRGYIVHLLPQLLVLDFSPVIAAEKKKALPIGFFKMIQPGV; encoded by the exons ATGAACGCTAATTATTCCTCGGAAAATCACAGTTCGGATTATAAACGAAATGAACAGCAAGAGACGTTGATTGCCCCACCGTTGGATTTATCGTTTAGGAAGGCCACCACGATGGATG AATTGATGGAGAAACGCGCGCAAATAATACGCACGGGAAAAGCACCAACGAGAACATTAAAGGATCGTTATGTAACCAGTACATTGTGGCTAAGTAATAATCTATTGAGCTCCATAGAAGGTCTTCAACGTCTCGCGGAAAGAGTTCTCGATAATCCAATATATCTCAGCTGGTTAGATCTATCTTTTAACGAGATAAGCGAAATTGGGGCAGATATTGAGAAATTCATAAACTTAAAGATACTCTATTTGCATGGcaacaaaatttcaaatatcgcAGATACTCTGAGACTGAGAAAACTACAAAATCTCAGATCATTGACATTACATGGTAATCCAATCGAGGATATTCCCTGCTACAGGGGTTACATCGTACATCTTCTTCCACAGCTACTTGTTCTAGACTTTTCGCCAGTGATTGctgctgagaaaaaaaaggcatTACCTATAGGATTTTTTAAGATGATACAACCTGGAgtgtga
- the LOC126853486 gene encoding borealin, producing MPRTKYARNKSKAASDSKDYDIMAQTFDRHVQLRIAKLERDAQADIKSFEAFMDVISSRLPTAISQMTLGEILGHNNHSDNRQENHDEVSSSIKDCMQPSVVSKSKLRTGYRTAKRTTTATDDGYGTERGTSVDSTSRATKMEAPKLEVQTTKRRTRSSSRASRAQLSEITQKMTTTKSKGNKIDNFKTPAMLKPSNNMYDVVTPKIKPNTPMNVLRRPRQGEMVLSMQGSPLLVSAVVEEKTANINVPLGDGNVMSLLPQEGLRMSHIPPLDPETMQQLETLKNHIEKVISLKL from the coding sequence ATGCCGCGAACGAAGTATGCACGAAATAAAAGTAAAGCGGCAAGCGATTCAAAAGACTACGATATTATGGCACAGACCTTCGATAGGCACGTGCAGTTACGTATCGCCAAATTGGAGCGTGATGCACAAGCGGACATCAAGAGCTTCGAAGCATTCATGGACGTTATAAGTTCCCGTTTACCAACAGCGATAAGTCAGATGACATTGGGTGAGATACTCGGTCACAATAATCACAGTGATAATCGGCAAGAGAATCATGACGAGGTGAGCTCGTCCATCAAAGATTGTATGCAACCATCCGTAGTATCTAAATCTAAACTAAGGACAGGATATAGAACTGCCAAACGTACCACCACCGCCACCGATGATGGATACGGGACTGAAAGAGGTACCAGTGTGGATAGCACATCTCGGGCTACTAAAATGGAAGCTCCGAAGCTAGAAGTACAGACAACAAAGAGGAGGACACGTAGTTCTAGCAGAGCGAGCAGGGCTCAACTCAGTGAGATCACTCAGAAGATGACGACAACTAAATCCAAAGGCAATAAGATAGATAACTTTAAGACACCAGCAATGTTAAAGCCCTCAAACAACATGTATGATGTGGTTACGCCAAAAATCAAGCCTAATACACCAATGAATGTTTTGAGACGTCCACGTCAAGGAGAAATGGTCCTTAGCATGCAGGGCAGTCCACTACTGGTTTCTGCTGTTGTTGAAGAAAAAACTGCTAATATTAATGTACCTTTGGGTGATGGCAATGTAATGTCCTTATTGCCTCAAGAGGGATTGCGTATGTCGCATATTCCTCCATTGGATCCTGAAACGATGCAACAATTGGAGACTCTTAAAAACCACATTGAGAAAGTTATctcattgaaattataa
- the LOC126853468 gene encoding caspase-2-like isoform X1: MDRRDRERINYCCDKVVSKIDMKKLLPKLLQNKVYNRDDTNMPRWKKNPMAPDIVKDIYLTIKTRGPHAFKNLILSLRQSEHGNIADILEGKTSANNASSDQENNSFDRPFIWSDKPLTIKLRKATRFLDRDYDIIERYPMRSKPRGLVLIIANIYYYSSEDEPRLSAQHDTNNLQTLFEEMGFKVVVHENLTGKAIKEVVIKFSRSDDLKKVDSCFVIFTSHGTEDKNAEDKENNTEIQGTDYSSASSQTNYEKVMCTDICDYFTAEACPQLAEKPKIFIFQLCRGKRKQKAIAHCRTAMDTIPMDVNPNANNFEHNHISNMSRLTTRNYSDMIIVQSTLPGHVSYRDRITGSWFIHYLCSTFMNYACTTHIQDLFTMVDAELKMVRTGNDECQTPSIQLLGFNKHCYLNPGLFES, translated from the exons ATGGACCGAAGAGATCGCGaacgaataaattattgctgCGACAAAGTTGTATCCaaaattgatatgaaaaaactcTTGCCAAAGTTGCTGCAAAACAAAGTCTACAACAGAGATGACACAAACATGCCTCGATGGAAG AAAAATCCTATGGCACCAGATATAgtcaaagatatttatttaacgataaaaaCACGAGGACcacatgcatttaaaaatttaattcttagtCTAAGACAGTCTGAGCATGGAAATATAGCAGATATATTAGAAGGAAAAACTAGCGCAAATAATGCaag ttctgatcaAGAAAACAATTCATTTGATAGACCTTTCATCTGGTCTGACAAGCCTTTAACAATAAAGCTTCGTAAAGCAACACGATTTTTAGATCGTGATTATGATATCATTGAACGCTATCCCATGCGTAGTAAACCTCGTGGGTTGGTTttgataattgcaaatatatattattattcatcagAAGATGAACCAAGACTTTCGGCACAACACGacacaaataatttgcaaacattATTTGAAGAAATGGGCTTTAAAGTAGTTGTACATGAAAATTTAACTGGAAAG gcaATAAAAGAGGtagtaataaaattctcaagaagtgatgatttgaaaaaagtcGATTCgtgttttgtaatatttacaagCCACGGTACTGAAGACAAAAATGCAGAAGACAAGGAAAATAACACAGAAATTCAAGGAACAGATTATTCTAGTGCAAGCAGCCaaacaaattatgaaaaagttaTGTGCACCGACATTTGCGATTATTTCACTGCAGAAGCTTGTCCACAACTTGCAGAAAAgccaaagatatttattttccaactTTGCAG aggaaaaagaaaacagaaagCCATAGCTCACTGTAGGACTGCCATGGATACCATTCCCATGGATGTCAATCCAAACGCGAACAATTTTGAACATAATCACATATCTAATATGTCTCGATTAACAACAAGAAATTATTCAGATATGATCATAGTTCAATCTACCTTACCTGGTCATGTATCGTACCGAGATCGTATAACTGGTAGCTGGTTCATACATTATCTTTGTAGTACATTCATGAATTATGCTTGCACAACTCACATTCAAGATTTATTTACTATG GTTGATGCAGAATTGAAAATGGTCAGAACAGGAAACGACGAGTGTCAAACACCATCTATACAGTTATTgggatttaataaacattgttATCTCAATCCTGGCCTTTTTGAATCGTGA
- the LOC126853468 gene encoding caspase-2-like isoform X2 translates to MAPDIVKDIYLTIKTRGPHAFKNLILSLRQSEHGNIADILEGKTSANNASSDQENNSFDRPFIWSDKPLTIKLRKATRFLDRDYDIIERYPMRSKPRGLVLIIANIYYYSSEDEPRLSAQHDTNNLQTLFEEMGFKVVVHENLTGKAIKEVVIKFSRSDDLKKVDSCFVIFTSHGTEDKNAEDKENNTEIQGTDYSSASSQTNYEKVMCTDICDYFTAEACPQLAEKPKIFIFQLCRGKRKQKAIAHCRTAMDTIPMDVNPNANNFEHNHISNMSRLTTRNYSDMIIVQSTLPGHVSYRDRITGSWFIHYLCSTFMNYACTTHIQDLFTMVDAELKMVRTGNDECQTPSIQLLGFNKHCYLNPGLFES, encoded by the exons ATGGCACCAGATATAgtcaaagatatttatttaacgataaaaaCACGAGGACcacatgcatttaaaaatttaattcttagtCTAAGACAGTCTGAGCATGGAAATATAGCAGATATATTAGAAGGAAAAACTAGCGCAAATAATGCaag ttctgatcaAGAAAACAATTCATTTGATAGACCTTTCATCTGGTCTGACAAGCCTTTAACAATAAAGCTTCGTAAAGCAACACGATTTTTAGATCGTGATTATGATATCATTGAACGCTATCCCATGCGTAGTAAACCTCGTGGGTTGGTTttgataattgcaaatatatattattattcatcagAAGATGAACCAAGACTTTCGGCACAACACGacacaaataatttgcaaacattATTTGAAGAAATGGGCTTTAAAGTAGTTGTACATGAAAATTTAACTGGAAAG gcaATAAAAGAGGtagtaataaaattctcaagaagtgatgatttgaaaaaagtcGATTCgtgttttgtaatatttacaagCCACGGTACTGAAGACAAAAATGCAGAAGACAAGGAAAATAACACAGAAATTCAAGGAACAGATTATTCTAGTGCAAGCAGCCaaacaaattatgaaaaagttaTGTGCACCGACATTTGCGATTATTTCACTGCAGAAGCTTGTCCACAACTTGCAGAAAAgccaaagatatttattttccaactTTGCAG aggaaaaagaaaacagaaagCCATAGCTCACTGTAGGACTGCCATGGATACCATTCCCATGGATGTCAATCCAAACGCGAACAATTTTGAACATAATCACATATCTAATATGTCTCGATTAACAACAAGAAATTATTCAGATATGATCATAGTTCAATCTACCTTACCTGGTCATGTATCGTACCGAGATCGTATAACTGGTAGCTGGTTCATACATTATCTTTGTAGTACATTCATGAATTATGCTTGCACAACTCACATTCAAGATTTATTTACTATG GTTGATGCAGAATTGAAAATGGTCAGAACAGGAAACGACGAGTGTCAAACACCATCTATACAGTTATTgggatttaataaacattgttATCTCAATCCTGGCCTTTTTGAATCGTGA